A genomic stretch from Desulfobacterales bacterium includes:
- a CDS encoding TSUP family transporter → MKKLKLSLKFVLILLFIGAYSAFGDIPDKALMDLQENINQAISRVKPSVITVKAQKKSPQDLGNNFIWYESIGSGIIVDEKGFAITNFHVVEDSFEVYVLLGHNQNKIPARIIDSDKALDLAILKIDANENFHPVFFGDSDKLQIGDLAICVGSPFGFKDSVSMGIISDVHRTINVNGISFEGMIQTDAVINQGNSGGPLIDISGKVIGIGTAIYAPDGTYTGIGFAIPIKRAIHFFSRFTGAVQVAFTLPNQGAAKEPINLNKRMPNDATHQSFSNCLECHTISQKMVVSLKANMPHEPVGVCDECHIFVNDPVITKGSIPVAAVSPLYQKSIKELTYFELFKGVIIKIALFLLIGTILFTMLGVGGGFMYVPVLLACGIDFHTASTTSLFLITCSQLLASIIYFNYGFLDLKLMIVLEIPTMIGAFIGGIFSSHFNVTFLAIMFAFMLLMACYFMLQDTSKLENYRRVIKNKNTPWQWKHEFMGKVYTIDMLLAVSLTFTVGFIGGILGVAGGWLKVPMLVVLFNIPMKIAIGTSSLMVPITSFTGLLGHSIVGHFDYRLGLSLAIFTIIGAQIGARVAIETKSNLLKMIFSFIMSLVALWMIFNAF, encoded by the coding sequence AATCAAGCAATATCAAGAGTAAAACCTTCTGTTATAACTGTAAAAGCTCAGAAAAAAAGTCCGCAAGATTTGGGTAATAATTTTATTTGGTATGAAAGTATTGGTTCAGGTATTATTGTTGATGAAAAGGGTTTTGCAATAACTAATTTTCATGTGGTGGAAGACTCTTTTGAGGTTTACGTATTATTGGGACATAATCAGAATAAAATACCTGCAAGAATTATTGATTCAGACAAAGCGCTTGATCTTGCTATATTAAAGATAGATGCGAATGAAAATTTTCACCCTGTTTTCTTTGGTGATTCTGATAAATTACAGATAGGCGATTTAGCAATTTGTGTTGGAAGTCCTTTTGGTTTTAAAGACAGCGTTAGTATGGGAATTATAAGTGATGTTCATAGAACGATAAATGTTAATGGAATATCATTTGAGGGCATGATTCAAACAGACGCTGTTATTAATCAGGGTAATAGCGGAGGCCCTTTGATTGATATTTCCGGCAAAGTTATTGGAATAGGCACAGCTATTTACGCACCAGATGGAACATACACTGGTATTGGTTTCGCTATTCCTATAAAAAGGGCGATTCATTTTTTTTCTCGATTTACTGGAGCTGTTCAGGTAGCGTTTACTCTTCCAAATCAAGGTGCCGCTAAAGAGCCCATAAATCTTAATAAGAGAATGCCTAATGACGCGACACATCAATCATTTTCTAATTGTTTAGAGTGTCATACTATTTCCCAAAAAATGGTTGTAAGTTTGAAAGCTAATATGCCTCATGAGCCTGTAGGCGTATGTGATGAATGTCATATATTTGTAAACGACCCTGTTATTACTAAAGGTTCTATACCGGTTGCGGCTGTTTCTCCTTTATATCAAAAATCAATAAAAGAACTCACATACTTTGAGCTTTTTAAAGGCGTAATTATCAAGATAGCTCTGTTTCTTCTTATAGGAACTATACTTTTTACAATGCTTGGAGTAGGCGGCGGTTTTATGTATGTGCCAGTTTTATTAGCATGTGGCATAGATTTTCATACAGCCAGCACTACAAGTCTTTTTCTTATAACATGTTCACAATTGCTCGCATCTATTATTTATTTTAATTACGGTTTTTTGGATTTAAAATTAATGATTGTATTGGAAATACCAACAATGATTGGAGCATTTATTGGCGGTATTTTTTCATCTCATTTTAACGTTACGTTCTTAGCTATTATGTTTGCCTTTATGCTTCTTATGGCTTGTTATTTTATGCTTCAGGATACAAGTAAGTTAGAAAACTATCGTAGAGTAATTAAAAATAAAAATACTCCATGGCAATGGAAACATGAGTTTATGGGAAAGGTTTATACGATAGATATGCTGTTAGCTGTTTCTTTAACATTTACTGTTGGTTTTATTGGCGGTATATTGGGAGTTGCTGGAGGATGGCTAAAAGTTCCTATGTTAGTTGTTCTTTTTAATATTCCAATGAAGATAGCTATCGGAACATCTTCTCTAATGGTTCCAATTACTTCTTTTACAGGTTTGTTAGGTCATAGTATAGTCGGACATTTTGATTATCGTTTAGGACTTTCTCTCGCAATCTTTACGATTATTGGAGCTCAAATTGGAGCAAGAGTAGCAATCGAAACGAAAAGTAATCTCTTAAAAATGATTTTTTCTTTTATAATGAGTTTAGTAGCTTTATGGATGATTTTTAATGCGTTTTAA
- a CDS encoding trypsin-like peptidase domain-containing protein, whose translation MKKNKDFKVNSFFWPSLVMMIFILGAIWSNASFIKSSAPLKKVNNFINIPDNPVTLQQDIQAFPQTALVVQEGINQVIAMVRPSVVGVSRVIENQQLPINQSVNNGLSYLNPYQSQSGLKGSGIIVDSKGYVITSSQTVGNDKILRVTLFSGGKREFLADIIGIDPNTDLALLKIRSQGVFPTVIIGNSDVLKVGDIVFAIGSPFGFSRTVTMGIVSSHSRNLNIDGVRYPDMIQTDATVNQGNDGGPLVNIKGEIIGINMACFMPNNQFSGIGFAVPINNVVLFMDSMIQ comes from the coding sequence ATGAAAAAAAATAAAGATTTTAAGGTAAATAGTTTTTTTTGGCCGTCTTTGGTGATGATGATTTTTATTCTTGGCGCTATTTGGAGCAATGCCAGTTTTATCAAGTCCTCAGCTCCATTAAAGAAAGTTAATAATTTTATAAATATACCAGATAATCCTGTTACATTGCAGCAAGATATTCAAGCATTTCCTCAGACAGCTCTTGTAGTTCAAGAAGGAATAAATCAGGTAATAGCAATGGTTAGGCCTTCAGTTGTTGGAGTATCAAGGGTTATAGAAAATCAGCAATTACCTATAAATCAGTCAGTCAATAATGGGCTTTCATATCTTAACCCGTATCAATCTCAATCAGGGCTAAAGGGTTCTGGTATTATTGTGGATAGCAAAGGATATGTAATTACAAGCTCTCAAACCGTTGGCAATGATAAAATTTTACGTGTAACCCTTTTTTCAGGTGGAAAAAGAGAATTTCTCGCTGATATTATTGGTATAGACCCTAATACAGATTTAGCGCTTTTAAAAATTCGCAGTCAAGGAGTATTTCCAACTGTAATTATTGGAAATTCAGATGTATTAAAAGTCGGAGATATTGTATTTGCCATAGGAAGTCCATTTGGATTTTCTCGAACTGTTACTATGGGAATTGTAAGCAGTCATAGCCGTAATTTAAATATTGATGGAGTTAGATACCCTGATATGATTCAAACTGATGCTACTGTAAATCAGGGTAATGATGGTGGGCCTTTAGTAAATATTAAAGGAGAGATAATCGGTATAAATATGGCTTGTTTTATGCCTAATAATCAGTTTTCAGGCATAGGATTCGCTGTTCCCATAAATAATGTTGTGCTTTTTATGGATTCGATGATTCAATGA
- a CDS encoding cation transporter, with amino-acid sequence MKYQECENCGKNVGRINFTLNFILAVFKLIVGFTSGSKGCIADALHSFACTTTSFAILLSQKISKKQSNKEFHYGYGKIEFLAAGLITFLIILFAIVLILLSLKHLITSSPDAPPHLTALLAALVSIIVNEMMFRYMRCVGTQLKSQTIIASSLANRADCFSSIAVLVGVTLSQLGFHNFDPIAAILIVFIIIKICYTTMIDSVKALMDVSANDVYGPEIMEVLSNIDKLHSISSVKTRQIGNKIWAEIDIIVLPDLTIKDSQNIALMVKQTLLSKIKDLESVLVNFASKTEEINEPT; translated from the coding sequence ATGAAATATCAAGAATGTGAAAATTGTGGGAAAAACGTTGGGCGAATTAATTTTACGTTAAATTTCATCCTTGCAGTATTTAAGCTAATTGTAGGATTTACCAGTGGAAGTAAAGGCTGTATAGCGGATGCGCTCCATTCTTTTGCTTGTACTACTACTTCTTTTGCAATACTATTGAGCCAGAAGATAAGCAAGAAACAAAGCAATAAAGAATTCCATTATGGTTATGGTAAAATTGAATTTTTAGCGGCTGGATTGATTACTTTTCTTATTATATTATTCGCTATAGTTCTTATATTGTTATCTTTAAAACATTTAATTACTTCTTCACCTGATGCACCGCCCCATCTTACGGCTTTGTTAGCGGCTTTGGTGTCTATTATTGTTAATGAAATGATGTTTCGCTATATGAGATGCGTTGGAACTCAATTAAAAAGCCAGACTATTATAGCAAGTTCATTGGCGAATAGAGCTGATTGTTTTTCATCAATAGCCGTATTGGTTGGTGTTACTCTTTCTCAATTAGGATTCCATAATTTCGATCCGATAGCAGCTATTCTAATAGTCTTCATTATTATTAAAATATGTTATACAACCATGATAGATTCTGTAAAAGCTTTGATGGATGTTTCAGCAAATGATGTTTATGGCCCAGAAATTATGGAGGTTTTGTCAAATATAGATAAATTACATAGTATATCAAGTGTAAAGACAAGACAGATCGGCAATAAGATATGGGCTGAGATTGATATAATTGTTTTGCCTGATCTCACAATTAAAGACAGTCAGAATATTGCCTTGATGGTAAAACAGACTTTGCTTAGTAAAATTAAAGATTTGGAAAGTGTTCTTGTTAATTTTGCTTCAAAAACCGAGGAAATTAATGAACCGACTTAA
- a CDS encoding 4Fe-4S binding protein: protein MILSKFRRLTQVSSTILSNSYIGTLYTKTVNTNPLKGMCVPFLNCYACPSAVFSCPIGTLQHFMTIQAIPFYLMSIILLVGFTTGRMACGWLCPFGLFQDLMYKIKAPKYKIPYFLNYIKYLVLIFLVLLIPYYTGEVWFSKLCPAGRLTAGIPWALWNPINPQTGHFILGDGPGVLFYLSLLILIGFMIWFAVSKRPFCRVACPMGAILSLFNKFSLIHLEIGKKCDGCSLCQDICPVDLNVSIDIDSSECIRCLECTRCGHVRLVSPFKELGDVRQKIK, encoded by the coding sequence ATGATACTTTCAAAATTCAGAAGATTAACTCAGGTTTCAAGTACTATTTTATCTAATAGCTATATTGGAACATTATACACTAAGACTGTGAATACCAATCCGCTTAAAGGGATGTGTGTTCCTTTCTTGAATTGTTACGCATGTCCTTCGGCTGTTTTTTCATGCCCAATAGGAACCTTGCAGCATTTCATGACAATACAGGCAATCCCTTTTTATCTTATGAGTATTATTTTATTAGTAGGTTTTACTACAGGCAGAATGGCGTGCGGGTGGTTATGTCCTTTTGGACTTTTTCAAGACTTAATGTATAAAATTAAGGCGCCTAAATATAAAATTCCATATTTTTTAAATTATATAAAATATTTAGTTTTAATATTTCTTGTGCTTTTAATTCCTTATTATACAGGCGAAGTTTGGTTTTCCAAGCTATGTCCAGCTGGAAGGCTTACGGCTGGAATACCTTGGGCTCTTTGGAATCCAATAAATCCTCAAACCGGACATTTCATTTTAGGCGATGGACCTGGGGTTTTGTTTTATTTATCACTTTTAATATTAATTGGTTTTATGATTTGGTTTGCTGTGAGTAAAAGACCTTTTTGCAGGGTAGCTTGTCCTATGGGTGCTATTCTTTCGCTATTTAACAAATTTAGTTTGATACATCTTGAGATTGGGAAAAAATGCGATGGATGCAGCTTATGCCAAGATATATGCCCTGTAGATTTAAATGTTTCTATCGATATTGATTCTTCTGAATGTATACGTTGTCTTGAATGCACTCGCTGCGGCCATGTGCGTCTTGTTTCACCTTTCAAGGAGCTTGGCGATGTTAGACAAAAAATTAAATGA